GATGTGAtgtttgaagcatgcattccaAAGATAATGCCTATTTCCTGAAATccttaattatgtaaatacattattaatattcacgtgatgtttaccaaaacctgatcagttctttctttctttactcATAATGAAGATTTGTATCAAATGTCATTTGAATTGACATaatcacacacatacagacacagaaccATTTCATAACCTCCCCTTATGGGGTAAAAAGGGAATATATctataattaatattcaaaattcacATAAATGTACAACTAAAAGCAGCGTACGTGTCTATGACTAGTATTGCTTGTGATTTTAACATTGTTTTCAGTAAACAACCAATGTCGcaacacatatttcaaaatCCTAACTATAGCTGTTTGTTCAACGAGTGGAACTTTGAATAATTTCTTTTGGGAGAAAGTTTATAAATCACATatacaaagacaaaaaaatgCGTTTCTATCTACTCTGACTCTGCTCTGCTTCCACACTCCATATTACAATGTCACCTCAAAGTTCCAACATTTGTTGGCACCGTATTTGCTGACTAATTAGGTATGCATAAACTTGACATAAACAAACCTGATGAGTAGAAAATCTGTGCCATTGTATCTTGGTATTCAATTTGGTATTCATATAAAAGTAACTAGACTATTTGTGACGGAATCATAATATAGCACTGAGAACTGCTGGTCTTCAGCTTGCTAAGTGCGAGACGGTATGTGGTGTGCATGTGCTTCAGAAAATAGTTTCCCTGTGTGACGATTCGGAGAATAGACTGTTCCACTTCAAGTTGACCTGTGACCCTCAGCAGTTCAAGCATGAACTAATAATCACAGAATGATCCAGTGTCTTGTGCCTCCCAgaagttttgtttatattttgtttatatcccCTTTTAAGCAAATCTCTTAAACAGTCCTGAAACATTAAGGTTGGATTTGATAGCGAGtgaactttgaaataaagtaaaattcaCTGAAAAAGACGTCACATTGGAACTAAGTAGCAAAACATCTTGTTTTAAACCCCTTTTCGGAAGTGTAATCTTGAATACGATGACAGCTGATTTTTAatgttcttcttcttcatcgCTATGGAAACCCTCGCCCGTGGCAGCTATGTACCACAGAAATCCAATAACAAGGAAAATCTGCATCAATGTATACGTCACAAAGTATGCTCTATCAATGAGACGAGCAACTTCCCGCCACTCTCGCAGACGCCATTGTTGGATTTCTGGGTCAGTATCGGGATTTTTCAACATGAAAACATCTTCCAAAGGTTCCagattatttttcatttccatcTCTTGTTGGTGTTGAATCTGATTTTCACATTTGCGGATCATGTGGTTGGCTTTATCAGTTCCGTTGTACGAGTTCATGGGTATTTCCTCACAGGCGAAATTTTTATCCCCCGTCAATAGTTTGTACTTTTTCACCCGCACTCCTGTGCAAGCGAACCGTGACAAGACTTTATATGCAAGGAACTTCATCCATCTTGGGACCTCCGGACACACGGCTCCCTGGAAATGCATGTTTAATGTCCAAGCGGTGACAAACGCGGATATAACAGCTAATCCAATGGTTGTGAAAAAGTAGCGCTCtgaaaaacagaaacaaaaaaataatgtcatcgCAGGTAGTGAGTCAAACTTTTACAACAACTGTAGAAATGacatgcaaatttgactgaTCTGTGGTATTTGCACGATATCGGATATGTAAATATAAGGAAAACCAATGGCACGTTTTATGCACGTGGCAATAAGGCTGGCACCTTCGAATGTGCATCCTCTACAAACATAATCCTATTAAGTTTCGATAAATTTAAGTCAAAAGGGTTTATCAACATTTCCATGCCAACAGTTCCTAATCTGACTCTTGAAATTTATCAGTAAGACGTTGTATATATACTTCAATTTGATACTGCGACATGTCAAGCATATACAAAGAACTTTCAGAAAAGCTACATTAGGGAgcaaattaatttaattttccCAATAGAACAATCCTTGCAAGAATGTTGAAGGTGTTGTTCATTCGGGTATACacattgtgatgatgatgatgatgatgatgatgatgatgatgatggtggtggtggtgatgatgatgatgatgatgatgatgatgatgatgatgatgatgatgatgatgatgatgaaaatgctgctgctgctgatgctGATGACGTcgacgacgacaacgatgatgatgatgatgatgatgatgatgataaaaaaaCAGTGACCAAATTTAGCACAGCCAAGCTAGTATGGTTAGGCTTGTATGATGTATAAgtattgtttgtgtatgtcgGCAGCTTCTTGTAATTGCATTCCAGGGATATATGGAGACACTAGTTGCACTAGTATTCTTCGTTGGCATTTGATGATGTTCAAAGTGACATTTCTTGAATGAAGGTGAGAATGGAAAGCTTTCTTGTATTTCTGCTATTTTATTTccacatatatgtattatttcatttcattaatgaACAATAAGGCAAGTTTAATCTTAATACTTACGCAGGTGTGGGACGAATTCGGCAGTGGGCGGCATAAAGTCAGACACCACAGTTAGAAATACAAACTGTGACAAAATACTGATGACACACAGACTCATCCTCTCACCAGAATCAGATGGCATGTAGAAACCAACAGAGATCAAAATGTACGCAAGAAATGACGGGAACACGATATTGACAACATAAAATGTAGAGCGCCGCTTCAGGTGAAGCGTGTAGGTAATCCCGGGAAACGGCTTCTCACAACAAAAGTGCATGTCACTGACACATTCGACCGGCATCTCCAACAACTCCCACTCGCCATTGCCGATGAATTTATCGACAGAACTGTTTGGGGCAGGAACATAGTTTAACAGGCCGCCATGATAACTCCAGGAAGCAAACTTAAAATCGCAACGTTGCTCGTCGAATGGAAATAGTGTGGCGTCAATAGCACAAGTTGCTTCTATTATGTAGAACTGAATGGCTGTTACCATGCCGTTGTTTGTCAGTATGGCTTCGGACTCCATTTGCCGCAGTGAGTCATGTCGGACACTGAAATTAgagaaaacacatatgtattCAATTTCTCCAATATAATGCATCTATGTTTCAAATTACAACAtggtaaatataattaaaataaaatcaaaaatagCATTATTCATCATTGCATGGCAGGTTGTACAAAGGATATTATTGATACTATGTACAACCTGAcaattaaataattttaaacGTTTCTATCGTACAACCAATTCATCTTCCAATATCCTATTATATCTCCCATCAACAGGCAAACGATAACCCTCAAGGTAGTAAGAGAAAATATCCCCTTTCAGATATGATATGAGTGATAGCAAATTACCTAGTATCCCTTTTCAGGCAGTACATGAATAATTTACACCCATTTCAAAAAGCAAGCAACAATATGAAACCTCAATACGAATCCCTTTTCCGGGTCCCCTATTCGAGCAAAAAAGCAAAATAGCACATCCCAATTTACTCTGAAAATTTACTCTTTGGTGGACATGCCTAAATAGTTAAGCTTTACAATAGGAGTACACAcagggatgtgtgtgtgtgtggggggggggggggggaatagtATGCCATGTAACCATCCCTTGCAAGTACTGTACTAGGGATTCTTTATTTAGATTGGGTAAGCCCTAATTCTTCCATATGACGTAATTGTCGATGATGTAAATCTAAGGAAGATGCCTTTAATCAATTGGAGAAACCTTTAACCGCATGAAACGACCATGACATATAGTTTTAGATCACAACTGTTTACCAATAAATGACAGAACGTCATCATACTTGACGTCAAGTGACGATGTGTTTATTGTTTTTCAGATTGTATTGGCGTTGAATTTTGCACTATAATCTAATGTATTTCCCAGTGGTTTCGTCGGTTGCTGTGAGAAAACAACGCATGATATGATTAATTTGTTACTGTTAATGTTCTAGGTAACATCATGGGAGATGTATTGTTTTTCCCCACGGATCTTGCAATATCTATGGAAATGAAAACCAAATGTTTCAAAAGTGATGGATTTATATTTGTTGAAAAATGTATGATATTAATACCTTGGGGGAAGTGTTTGTCACAGTCCCTATCCAATTTGGATCTTTAAGAACgtaaaaatagtttttaaataGAAGTGCATATGAAATCCGTCAGTGATGTTCTACTGCCCAGTTCTACCATCTTTACTTGGCGCCAGAAAGCGATGTTGCgcgatatgcaaatgagttaagCACAAAAGAACCTTCGCTTCCTATGGTTTTGACATCAAATTCctacaaataaaatatggcCCTTAGATGCATACTTGTGGACGTTGACCAGCTAATAGCCTATTAAGATTGCCATTGGACATTTGCAAATGAATTTAATCATGTACAATCTTAATGTAGTTTTATGAGCATCAGTCTGGTTACACAGTATGTCAGCCTTGTATATTCAATTCAAGGTACGGTCAAATTAATATACTTCAAACAGATAATCCAGTTAGATAATCTAAGTAGTAGTAACTAAAAAACGTTCTGTGAATTTGATGaaagaaatatgataaaattagATTTGATCGACAAGCAATTATCTGAGAAAAATGATATGATTTTcctctattaatatttgtaattacttCAAGGAATGACGTTATGATATGTATTTTTGTTGGCATCCCATTGTAGATAACCCATTATGTTGTGTTCTTACTTTAGCATGAGCCATAATTGATTATAGTGCTTTTATAAAGTTACTAAGAATTGATAATGGTCATTTCCTTCCGagcaaatgaaaatatgattttGGTCATGACTAGTGGCAGATATTGGAGGTTTTCAAAGAAAACGACCAATCAGATGTAtttttacacatacacaatcttttgtatttgtcaagacaaagaTATTATATCGTAGTATAATGTCATCACAAGAGGTTTTCCCCATAACCTTTGCAAGAAATTAGATAGCCGAACACATCTCAGGTGCAGTAGAGCttcttttataatatttgaatGTGAATTGAATTAcaaaggtgctattttatcgTCTCAAATAATAAATTGTAGGTGTATCTGGggttgaatatatatatattattgctGAGAATCTTTATAAAGGGAATGCATTTATAATACCTTACCAATAACTTTTATGAAAAAACTCATGAAAGCCATCATAGGTTTATGTGTATTATGCGTAATTTGAATCATAATCAATTCCGACATCTTAATAGCTGTCGCTCCTAATTTCGTTTCAGTTAATAAATGAAGTGTGTACTATGACTACTGTCATTACTGTGTCCTATTGTTTGACGGTGAATAGTTATTTCGCTTCTTTTTCTATGTCTGTATACTTTTGATATGTCTAGTATTATCGAGATCACTTTCACTTACTTTACCAATGAAATCTATTTTTGAGAAAATACTTTTTGATCTATTTTAGGTTTTATCTTAAagtaacaataattgttataaaatgtttttgtcaacaaaatatccaaaaagtttaaaatttcaaaataaaaactcCAAATAGACCAGATATTAGAATATATCGTATGCTGTTCAATTGATGTTATGTTTGATTTTTTCATACCTTTGATTTGAATATAACTCGCCATAAAAGCAATTACATGCATATTTAATGGAACTCTACATACCTTTTATGATATAACACGTTCGTTATGTATAGTTATTAACAATTAAATATATGTACAGAACTAAGTTTCTGTCCCCAGTCATGTTCACTATCTTCGGATGCATTGAGGTTGATTACATGTTATGGTAATTATGAACACTGTTGCAGtttgttgtgttatttatattgGTAAAAATGGGTGTTCACAGAAGTAGTCAGATTGTTTCAAATGAATGTTATACTTAATAGATCAATTGTTCTCTGCATATATTTTACCATGGCTACCTGGAGTagattctgtatgtgtgtcCTGATGTCTTTCTTTGATATGCACTGAATAtgatattgtcatatatatggGGGATACATCAAGGAAGAATCACCTTGCTATACTTGGTACCAATGTGCAACTATTAACACCAGCGTACATTCCAGTCACTGTGACGAATTGAAAGCAAATTGCAATAATGTCATGGGAGCAAACAAGGCGAGCTTGTTTAATTTATGTACATAGCTACTGGCGCTATCACCAGCGATGTTTCTTCCCAAGGTGACAATATTCCTGTTACTGATCAAGGTAATCACATTCATCATCATTACGATATACATTTTAGAAGCCTGTGCCGTGCAAAAAAGAAAACGAGGGTGCAATTGAATGATTCTTAACAGTTGGTTGTCATAGAGGAATGTAAGAATCTGCCAGTTTGACAAATTGTTGCAGGTATACAAGTGTGTTAAATAGTTAACATCATCATGTCCAGACACCCTAGAGAGACTTCCGAATCATGTTGCTGCATTATAATACACTGATATGTAACGAAGGTAGGCTGACATTCCCTCCAAGGAAGTGTATGAGAGAAAGAGAAAATTAAAAACGGCTTCAACAAGTTGAGGTCAACAGTTTTGTTGAACAATTCATAATGGTATGATTGGATTCCGTGAACGGGAATGTGTGTGCAAAAACTAACAATATTCAAATCCCTTTGAGGACGAAGGTTAAGCTAACGTGAGATTCAAGAGGTACAAATCATATTATTTTTTGGGGAAACGTTATTCGAAGTCACTTCAATAATAATGAACGTTTCGATAAAAAGGAATCTCACCTTCTAGCATATATGTAGGTTACAGCAGATGcacatttgtttaaaaaaaactagaCGACATCTTTGCCTAATCTTCACACACAAGTACTATCATATAATTGAGTAAACTCATACTGTCCCACGACGTTCTTTTAAATGTGTTGCTTGTTTTCCTCACTTTACTGAGACTATTGTTTTTAGATCTTTAACATAAATGTATTGACTGGCATACTAAGCATCAGTAAATGAATCAAGCCGTTTGCAATATCCAAAACATCAATGGTCTGTTCAGGAAATACACTATGCAACATGTACTCTATTAGCTATACGAGACTATAGTTATGTGGATGTGACAGAAAACTTTAGTAACCAATGAAATAATTCTGTGTATTTCAGAAGTAGTcacctaaataaataaattagacAAACATGATGACACAAATTTTAGTGTCCTTTCAATTGTGTGATTAAGAGGATTTGATCAACGCAGCCTtagtatatttatatcattctGCAAATCTTTACGGTTTACGGGATTACGCTCAAACAATCATCGAAACTataattactattataactGAAACTAAGAATCATAAAAACATCTACTCGGTTAATGACACGATTAGTAAAATGTGAATTAATGGTATTTTAGCTAAATTGAGTTGAGTTGTACTATTTTAATGGGAAATGTTGTCTATGTAGCTCATCCCTAAAACATTCGAACAATATGCAACAATTTCACAGCCATGACGACCAATCATTACCGCGAAGGGACTGGGGCTTATAGGTGAAACATGTATTTCACTGTGTCTCAAGCTATTATCTTATGGCAACGAGAGTGAAGCATTTGCTAATGCGGGCTAATTGCGCCAATACAAATTTAATGTcgtgttacattacattacattacatcacatcacatcacatcacatcacatgatctgacatgacatggcataacatgacatgacagacATCAAATTACATGTCAAACAACAATACCATGAATTCAGTTCTAGTGGTATTAACATAAAGCACATCGACAACCATTTCCCTTGTAACCTACCTAGATCATACAACTATATTCACAAAATACTGAAAAATCACTCTCGTCTATGAATTACTTTATCCACATGCATACGGAATCCTAATTCTTGTTAGGTGTTCATTCTCAGCAGAAGTTAAAGTGACCAACATAATTAAATTGCGTCATCGTGTATTAATTTTTGTACAATAAAAACCAATGCATATGTTGTCACATTGTAAATTCAGCGAAATATTGTACACTAGTTAAGCTCACATGACCTGTTATGAACCAATTAATAGACTGGGATTGCAACGTATTACATTTCTTCGATGATTCCAAGCTATGATAGTATAGCAAGTATACAGTTGTGAATAATACATTATCAATTGATCTTTGGCTTGACGTCACTTTCCAAATACCCATATCCTAGCCAAACAGCATAAATTAAGAATGTagaaaaatgtgtgttttgaaTTGTGACCTATTTTCTGTCTTATCAATTATTAGACTGCGTTATCGACGATTCTCAGGGGGTATAATTTATTCAATCAAACTTGTCACATTACATACACGCAATGAAGTCAGATTACTCAATTTAGTTTGATTTATGAAAAGTTAAATGAAGGATTGTGATCCGAAATGTGACGTTTTATCTTGATATAAACATGAAATGCAAGCTCATTTTGAATGGAGTATTTCTTAACTAccccggtatgtatgtatatttgagTAAAGCGCCCCAGGCCACTTGTACTTTGATAACAAATCATGCACACTCATTGAAATCCTGCCTCATAGCTACTGGAAGATATAACATATGCTGAATGAAGCATATATAGTAAGCTTTAATGTCGTGTGAAAGAATACATAGACTTGAAGTGATGTAAAAACTGTTAATTGACAAACCCCttcaatgtaaacattttatgttggttggttggttgtttggtttaTCAACACAGCGAATCGGATGTATATGAGgggtgcatgtatgtatatgtatttttcaATGACTAGTATTTTTTGAATTgcacaaatatgatattttcatattcatactAATTCTATGGTGGGAATGAAAGATTGAAAGGTAACTGGGTCTACAAAGTAGAAACTACTTTTGCGATAACGTATAGAATTGATGACAAATGCAGAACTCAAAGACAGTTATCAGTTTCTGAGCGAGCCTTCTCTCCCACAATTTGTTATTCgacttataaatatatttatgtgaCATCTGATTTCTAGGAAAATATTTGCGATGACAATTAATTTGAGTACACAACGACCACGtttaaaatacacaaagaaaGGGTTATGAATCATTTAACTTACCTACTATAGATAACCGTATCTGGTTGCCAGATAGTGGATATAGGTATTTGCATTTCTGAAATGCCACTGAAATTGGCTGGGTCCCAAACCAAGTAGTCATCCTTCCACGTCTGGAAATATAAAAGACCAGTGTATCATGCACACAGAGTGTTTCTAAATATGCTCTCACATTATTTCTTTAATTAGACCACACAGATATTTACTTCGGTCAAAAACTATGTATGAAAGCGACAAAATTATATATAGTATTCAGGATCATTGCGATTTACATACGTTCTAAAATAGCGACAATGGCATTGCGGCACAACTGATTACTTTCAAACCCATTTCCTACCTAATTTACAACATATTTTGACTTCAATAATTTATCATCTGCAAAAGAGTATCTCTACCAAGTATCAAACCAAATTGTAGTGCATTGACTTAAAATGTGtaaccaatacacacacacacacacacacacacacacacacacacacacacacacacacacacacacacacatatatatatatatatatatatatatatatatatatatatatatatatatatatatatatatatatatatatatatatatatatacacacacttaaTTTATATGTCAAAGATTAGCTCATTTTTACTTGATCAAGAACTAATTCAGGTATCCTGAAAATCTTTTTACACACTTATGTGTTCATACGGTTCCTCTTACAGCGTATATTAAACAGAGACTTTAGTATTCCTTAAAAGCTATGTAAAACTACACTTTATATGGACTAAGTATGTCAACTTAAAAAATTATGCACTTAAGTTGCGGCTTACGCCATTATTTTGACACCCTGGATTTTAATGTATTAACGTTCAGTATCA
The Glandiceps talaboti chromosome 6, keGlaTala1.1, whole genome shotgun sequence genome window above contains:
- the LOC144436976 gene encoding neuronal acetylcholine receptor subunit alpha-9-like, translating into MSSRVSHLGIGKSTIGRYTTLRTLTAEPYEDLPQSSDSIQDEEDGLDAGVKLVDYLLSKYPKHPVRPVRNQSSIVTVSHRMTPIQLIDMDEKNQVITLKSWLSQTWKDDYLVWDPANFSGISEMQIPISTIWQPDTVIYSSVRHDSLRQMESEAILTNNGMVTAIQFYIIEATCAIDATLFPFDEQRCDFKFASWSYHGGLLNYVPAPNSSVDKFIGNGEWELLEMPVECVSDMHFCCEKPFPGITYTLHLKRRSTFYVVNIVFPSFLAYILISVGFYMPSDSGERMSLCVISILSQFVFLTVVSDFMPPTAEFVPHLQRYFFTTIGLAVISAFVTAWTLNMHFQGAVCPEVPRWMKFLAYKVLSRFACTGVRVKKYKLLTGDKNFACEEIPMNSYNGTDKANHMIRKCENQIQHQQEMEMKNNLEPLEDVFMLKNPDTDPEIQQWRLREWREVARLIDRAYFVTYTLMQIFLVIGFLWYIAATGEGFHSDEEEEH